One region of Primulina tabacum isolate GXHZ01 chromosome 17, ASM2559414v2, whole genome shotgun sequence genomic DNA includes:
- the LOC142530438 gene encoding uncharacterized protein LOC142530438, with the protein MLAESGISKRFWAEAINTACYTQNRSMINKNHEKTLYEIWTGKQPEVGYFRIFGCKCFIHINGKTHLTAFDVKADNGTFLRYSAVSKAYRVYNQRNLTVEESILIVFDESFICHDNSCNNIHDLINNLDATNLEASSDDEVDLRKIGGITSKENPTAQEQTQQVNEPEDIQQTHMEVALEREEGIIQPTELNPCGPCLQWKKDHPLELVISNPTAPLRTRNQMINEVMHAAFVSQIEPKKIDDLLLDSNWIEAMQEELIQFERSKVWHLVPRPNNTHVIGNRRVFR; encoded by the coding sequence ATGCTAGCTGAATCTGGTATCTCAAAAAGGTTCTGGGCTGAAGCCATCAACACAGCCTGTTATACTCAAAACCGGTCcatgatcaataaaaatcatgagAAAACtctttatgaaatttggacTGGCAAGCAGCCAGAAGTTGGATACTTTCGCATCTTTGGTTGTAAGTGTTTCATTCACATTAATGGCAAAACACATCTCACTGCTTTTGATGTTAAAGCTGATAATGGCACCTTTTTAAGATATTCAGCAGTGAGCAAAGCATACAGAGTTTATAACCAAAGAAAtctcactgttgaagaatctatactcattgtatttgatgaatcatttATATGTCATGACAACAGTTGCAACAATatacatgatttaataaataatcttgatgCAACTAACCTTGAAGCAAGCAGTGATGATGAGGTAGATCTGAGAAAAATAGGGGGAATCACATCAAAAGAAAATCCAACCGCTCAAGAACAAACTCAACAGGTGAACGAACCAGAGGACATCCAACAAACGCATATGGAAGTAGCACTGGAGCGAGAAGAAGGAATTATTCAACCAACCGAGCTAAATCCATGTGGACCATGTCTCCAGTGGAAAAAAGATCATCCACTTGAGCTGGTCATCAGTAACCCTACTgctcctcttagaactagaaatcaaatgataaatgaagttATGCATGCTGCATTTGTTTCTCAgatagaacctaagaaaatTGATGATCTATTACTTGACTCAAATTGGATAGAGGCCATGCAAGAAGAACTTATACAGTTTGAAAGAAGTAAAGTTTGGCATCTAGTCCCTCGGCCTAATAACACTCATGTGATTGGAAATAGAAGGGTATTCAGATaa